A single genomic interval of Prunus dulcis chromosome 5, ALMONDv2, whole genome shotgun sequence harbors:
- the LOC117627301 gene encoding NPC intracellular cholesterol transporter 1-like isoform X3 — MALRPGLILSISLLQVVLCFLSLAYAQTSVTTNATAGERHSEEYCAMYGICGKRSDGKYLNCPFGSPSVKPDDLLSSKVQSLCPTITGNVCCTETQFDTLRSQVQQAIPFLVGCPACLRNFLNLFCELTCSPSQSLFINVTSVAKVNNNLTVDGIDFYITDAYGEGLYDSCKDVKFGTMNSRAMEFIGAGAKNFKEWFTFIGRQAPSNVPGSPYAIRFSSSVTESSAMKPMNVSTYSCGDNSLGCSCGDCPSSTVCSNTVSPVSQKGGSCSVRIGSIKAKCIDLAVAILYIVLVCVFFGWGLFRRTRKANPASMTNPWWNVMDDSEVHSISREKNENPPMQLWVGPGSKAAEEKNFFDSHLAPFYRIEQLILATIPEVKHGSSPSIVTEENIKLLFEIQKKVDGIKANYSGSVISLADICMKPMDKDCATQSVLQYFKMNPANYDDYGGVEHLKYCFEHYSSADKCMSAFKGPLDPSTALGGFSGKNYSEATAFLITYPVNNAISKEENETERAVTWEKAFIKLAKDELLQMVQSRNLTLSFSSESSVEEELKRESSADAITILISYLVMFAYISLTLGDSPRLSSFYISSKVLLGLSGVVLVMLSVLGSVGFFSVIGVKSTLIIMEVIPFLVLAVGVDNMCILVNAVKRQPLELSLEGRISNALVEVGPSITLASLSEVLAFAVGSFIPMPACRVFSMFAALAVLLDFLLQVTAFVALIVFDFRRTEDKRVDCFPCMKISSYTNSDKGIDQRKPGLLTRYMKEIHAPILSLWGVKIAVICVFVAFALASIALCTRIQPGLEQKIVLPRDSYLQGYFNNVSEYLRIGPPLYFVVKNYNYSSESRHTNQLCSISQCDSDSLLNEIARASLTPESSYIAKPAASWLDDFLVWISPEAFGCCRKFTNGAYCPPDDQPPCCSSSDGSCSLGGVCKDCTTCFRHSDLRNGRPSTTQFKEKLPWFLSALPSSDCAKGGHGAYTSSVEFKGNGSDIIPASSFRTYHTPLNKQVDYVNSMRAARELSSRLSDSLNIEIFPYSVFYMFFEQYLDIWRTALINLSIAIGAVFIVCLAITCSLWSSSIILLVLAMIVVDLMGVMAILNIQLNAVSVVNLVMAVGISVEFCVHMTHAFSVSTGDKDQRTKEALATMGASVFSGITLTKLVGVIVLCFSRTEVFVVYYFQMYLALVLLGFLHGLVFLPVVLSMFGPPSRRVLIEQQQDRAPVPPQL, encoded by the exons ATGGCCCTCCGTCCAGGGCTTATCCTATCCATTTCTCTTTTACAG GTGGTCTtatgttttctctctctagcatATGCGCAGACGTCCGTAACGACTAATGCTACAGCAGG GGAAAGGCATTCTGAAGAATATTGTGCCATGTATGGTATTTGTGGAAAACGTAGTGATGGAAAATACTTAAACTGTCCTTTTGGCTCTCCATCTGTGAAG CCAGATGATTTGCTTTCATCCAAGGTCCAAAGTTTGTGTCCAACAATTACTGGAAATGTTTGTTGTACAGAAACTCAATTTGACACACTACGGTCACAGGTCCAGCAA GCAATTCCCTTTCTTGTCGGTTGTCCGGCATGCTTAAGAaactttttgaatttgttttgtgAGCTTACCTGCTCTCCAAGTCAGAGTTTATTTATCAATGTGACTTCTGTAGCCAAG GTTAATAACAATTTGACCGTCGATGGGATTGACTTTTATATTACTGATGCTTATGGTGAAGGGTTATATGACTCCTGCAAGGATGTCAAGTTCGGTACCATGAATTCTCGAGCTATGGAATTTATTGGTGCTGGTGCTAAAAATTTTAAAG AGTGGTTTACTTTTATCGGTAGACAAGCACCTTCTAATGTGCCAGGTTCACCATATGCCATTAGATTCTCTTCAAGTGTTACAGAATCATCTGCTATGAAACCTATGAATGTCTCTACTTATTCATGTGGTGATAATTCACTGGGCTGTTCCTGCGGTGATTGCCCTTCATCTACAGTTTGTTCCAACACAGTTTCACCAGTTTCCCAGAAAGGAGGTTCATGCTCAGTGAGAATTGGGTCCATTAAG GCTAAATGTATTGACCTTGCTGTAGCGATTCTATATATCGTATTAGTTTGTGTGTTCTTCGGATGGGGTTTGTTTCGTCGGACTAGAAAAGCCAACCCAGCTTCTATGACAAATCCTTGGTGGAATGTAATGGATGACAGTGAAGTTCATTCTATTAGCAGGGAGAAGAATGAAAATCCTCCGATGCAG CTATGGGTAGGGCCTGGGAGTAAAGCAGCAGAAGAGAAGAATTTTTTTGATAGCCACCTAGCCCCTTTCTACAGAATTGAGCAG CTTATATTAGCAACAATTCCAGAAGTTAAGCATGGTAGCTCACCTAGCATTGTGACAGAGGAAAATATTAAGTTACTTTTTGAGATACAGAAGAAG GTTGATGGAATTAAAGCAAATTATTCTGGCTCGGTGATATCTCTTGCTGATATTTGCATGAAGCCAATGGACAAAGATTGTGCCACTCAAAGTGTCCTACAG TATTTCAAAATGAATCCTGCAAATTATGACGATTATGGTGGGGTTGAACACCTAAAGTATTGTTTTGAG CACTATTCATCTGCTGACAAATGCATGAGTGCATTTAAAGGCCCTCTTGATCCTAGCACAGCCTTAGGAGGCTTCTCTGGGAAAAACTATTCCGAG GCAACGGCGTTTCTCATAACTTACCCTGTAAACAATGCTATTAGTAAAGAAGAGAATGAGACTGAAAGAGCAGTGACGTGGGAGAAAGCCTTTATTAAGTTGGCAAAG GATGAGTTGTTGCAAATGGTGCAATCTAGAAATTTaacactttctttttcatcgGAAAGTTCTGTTGAAGAAGAACTAAAAAGAGAAAGTTCTGCAGATGCCATTACTATATTG ATAAGCTATCTAGTGATGTTTGCCTATATATCTCTTACTTTGGGTGACTCACCTCGTTTATCATCATTTTACATTTCGTCTAAG GTATTGCTTGGTCTCTCTGGAGTTGTGCTTGTCATGCTGTCGGTTCTTGGATCAGTGGGTTTTTTCAGTGTAATTGGTGTAAAATCTACGCTAATCATTATGGAAGTTATCCCATTTCTTGTTTTAGCT GTTGGGGTAGATAATATGTGTATACTAGTGAATGCTGTTAAACGGCAACCCTTGGAGTTGTCTCTGGAAGGGCGAATAAGCAATGCACTTGTGGAAGTTGGACCATCCATAACACTAGCTAGTCTATCAGAGGTTTTAGCATTTGCGGTTGGAAGTTTTATTCCTATGCCAGCATGCCGTGTGTTCTCTATGTTTGCAG CACTAGCTGTTCTGTTGGACTTCCTGCTTCAAGTAACTGCTTTTGTAGCTTTGATTGTTTTTGATTTTCGGCGAACTGAAGATAAGAGGGTTGATTGTTTCCCATGCATGAAAATTTCATCATACACCAACTCTGATAAAG GCATTGATCAGAGAAAACCTGGTTTGCTGACGCGCTATATGAAG gAGATCCATGCTCCAATTCTCAGTCTTTGGGGAGTTAAGATAGCTGTCATTTGTGTCTTTGTTGCATTTGCATTGGCTAGCATT GCATTGTGCACCAGAATTCAGCCTGGGTTGGAACAAAAAATTGTTCTTCCCCGAGATTCCTATCTTCAG GGGTATTTCAATAATGTTTCAGAGTACCTCCGAATTGGACCCCCATTATACTTTGTTGTGAAGAACTACAATTATAG TTCAGAATCAAGGCATACGAACCAATTATGCTCAATTAGCCAATGTGATTCAGATTCTCTTTTGAATGAG ATTGCAAGAGCATCCTTAACTCCAGAATCAAGTTACATCGCCAAGCCTGCTGCGTCATGGCTTGATGATTTTCTTGTGTGGATATCCCCAGAAGCATTTGGGTGCTGTCGGAAGTTTACAAATGGGGCCTACTGCCCTCCTGATGATCAG CCTCCCTGCTGTTCTTCCAGTGATGGTTCCTGTAGCCTGGGTGGAGTGTGCAAAGATTGTACTACG TGCTTTCGTCACTCGGATCTGCGCAATGGGCGTCCATCTACCAcacaatttaaagaaaaacttcCCTGGTTCCTCAGTGCTCTACCGTCTTCTGATTGTGCTAAAGGTGGCCATGGAGCTTACACTAGCAGTGTGGAATTCAAAG GCAATGGAAGTGACATTATTCCAGCATCATCATTTCGTACATATCATACACCTCTCAACAAGCAG GTTGACTATGTAAATTCAATGAGGGCTGCTCGGGAGCTCAGTTCTAGACTTTCTGATTCTTTGAAC ATTGAGATATTCCCATATTCAGTATTCTATATGTTCTTTGAGCAATACCTTGATATTTGGAGAACAGCACTGATCAACCTTTCTATAGCCATTG GTGCTGTGTTTATTGTTTGTCTAGCTATCACTTGCAG TTTATGGAGTTCATCAATTATTCTATTGGTGTTGGCAATGATTGTAGTGGATCTCATG GGTGTGATGGCAATTCTTAACATCCAATTGAATGCAGTCTCTGTTGTTAATCTTGTAATGGCAGTGGGCATTTCTGTTGAGTTTTGCGTGCATATGACACATGCTTTCTCG GTTAGCACAGGAGATAAAGATCAGCGTACCAAGGAGGCTTTGGCTACAATGGGAGCCTCTGTCTTCAG TGGAATCACATTGACGAAGTTAGTTGGGGTCATCGTGCTTTGTTTCTCGAGGACGGAAGTCTTTGTG GTATATTACTTTCAAATGTACCTAGCATTGGTTCTTCTTGGTTTCTTGCACGGGCTCGTGTTCTTGCCG GTTGTCTTGAGCATGTTTGGTCCGCCTTCGAGACGCGTGCTCATTGAGCAGCAACAAGATCGGGCACCTGTTCCACCACAACTATAA